A window of Haloarcula marismortui ATCC 43049 genomic DNA:
CCGGAGCGCCCCCTCTTTGAGTTCGCGAGCCTTCGCTTCGAGCCGGTCGGCCACAGCATCGGTCGAATCGCCGTTCTCGTGGCCCTCGGCGACGATATCGACCAGCGCGGAGCCGACGATGATACCGTCAGCGCCGGCAGAAACGATTCGTTCGGCGTGGGCACCGGTCTTGATGCCGAACCCGACAGCCTTGGGCACGTCCCAATCGGACAGTCGGGCCAGCGAGTCCTCGGTAGCATCATCTACGTCCTCGCGCGCGCCGGTGACGCCCAGACGGGCCTGCACGTACACGTAGCCAGACACCTGTTCGAGCATCCGTTCGAGCCGGTCACCCTTCGTCGTTGGTGCGACAATGAACACCAGGTCAAGGTCGAATTCATCACAGGCCGTCCGGAGCGGGCCGGCTTCCTCTCCGGGGAGGTCCGGGACGACGAGCCCCTCGATGCCGACCGCGGCGGCCTTCTCGACGAAGGGGCGGGGTCCCTGGCTCGCGGTTTCACCGCTCGCGTTTTCCGAGTCGCTTCGCGACTCGCTATCACCCTCACCGTACTGATAGATGAGGTTGTAGTAGGTCATACACACCAGCGGCACGTCCACGTCGAGGTCCTCGACGAACTGGAAGAAGCGGTCAGGCGTCATCCCGGCTTCCAGCGAGCGGACGATAGCGTTCTGGATAGTTTTGCCCTCAGCAATCGGCTCGGAAAACGGCAGGCCGAGTTCGATGACATCCGCGCCGCCGCGGGCTAGCGCCTCGACGTATTCTAGCGACGCCTCGTAGTTCGGGTCGCCGGCCGCAAGGTACGGGACGAAAGCAGGCTCGTCGGCGAACGCGCGTTCGAGTCCCATCAGAGGCCACCCCCGCCGACGCGCTCGAAGATAGACATGTCCGGGGCGATATCGAGGTCACGTTTCGCGGTCTCCTCGATGGCGATTTCGAGGTCCTTGTCGCCGCGGCCGGAGACGTTGATGATGACAGAGTCACCGACTTCGTCGTGGTGCTCTTCGAGGTAACCGAAGGCGTGGGCTGTCTCTAGGGCCGGGATGATACCCTCGTCCTGTGAGAGGCGGTGGAACGCCTCCAGCGCGACGTCGTCGTCGACGTTGACCGGTGTGACGCGCTCCTCATCGACAAGGTGGGCGAGTTCCGGGCCGACACCGGCGTAGTCCAGCCCCGACGAAACGGAGTGGGATTCCATGATCTGGCCGTCCGAATCCTGCAGGAGCTTCGTGCGCGCGCCATGGAGCACGCCTTCGTCGCCAGTTGAAAGTGTCGCGGAGTTCGGTGCGACGCCCTTCTCCTCGTCGACCTGCAGCGAGGAGCCGCCGGCCTCGACAGCGAAGAGGTCGACTTCGGGGTCGTCGATAAACTCGGCGAACATCCCCATAGTGTTCGACCCGCCGCCAGCACAGGCCATCACGGAATCGGGCAGGCCACCGGTCGTCTCACGTATCTGTTTGCGGGCTTCTTCGGAAATGACCGCGTGGAAGTCACGCACCATCTTCGGGAACGGGTGCGGACCGACGATACTCCCGATGACGTAGTGGGTGTTCTCGACGGTGGTCGCCCAGTCCCGCATCGTCTCGGAGATGGCTTCCTTCAGCGTGCCGCGGCCGACCGTGACGGGATTAACCTCGGAGCCGTTGATGCGCATCCGGAACACGTTGGGGCGCTGGCGTGCGATATCGCTCTCGCCCATGTAGATCTCACAGGGCATATCGAGGTGGGCCGCCGCCATCGCCGTCGCCGTGCCGTGCTGGCCCGCGCCGGTCTCGGCGATAATCCGCTCCTTGCCCATGTACTTCGCCAGCAAGACCTGTCCGAGCGCGTTGTTGAGCTTGTGTGCGCCGCCGTGAAGCAGGTCCTCGCGCTTGAGGTAGACGTCCGTGTCGTACCGGGCCGAGAGCTGGTCCGCGTACTGCAGCGGCGTCGGTCGGCCACCGAAGTCGGCCAGCCGTTCCCGGAATTCGTCCATGAAGCCGTCCTCGTTTTCGAGCACGTACCGCTGGTAGGCGTCGGTCAGCTCTTCGATAGCTGGCATCAGCGCCTCGGGCACGTACTGTCCACCGTACTCGCCGAACTTGGGGTCGTATGCGTCGTCAGTACTCATGTGTCTGTAGTTGTTGTCTCAACTGCATCAGTGTTCGCGCGTGTCAGTCGCCGCGTGTTCGCTTCCACGTCCGTCGCCGCGTCGTGGTCCATGATAGCCGAGCCGATCAGCAGGGCGTCCGCACCGGCGTCGCGCATCCGCGTAACGTCGTCCGCTGTCTGTATGCCACTTTCAGCAATGAGTGTGACGTCCTCCGGGATATCTGGCGCGACAGCTTCGAACGTTCCGAGGTCAACCGCTAGCTCGCCGAGGTCGCGGTTGTTGACGCCGATGATGTCCGCGCCGGCGTCGAGCGCCTTCTCGACCTCTGCCGCGGTGTGAGTCTCCACGAGGACCTGGAAGCCGCGCTCGCGCGCAGCCGTGAGGAGATCCGCGAGGTCGTCGGTCCCGTCCGCTTCAAGAAACCGGACGATGAGCAGGATCACGTCCGCTTCGACGACATCCAGCTGGTTCTCGTGGAGGATGAAGTCCTTCCGCAGGACGGGCACGTCGACAGCCTCACGAACCCGTTCGAGCGTCGCCGTCGACCCGCCGAAGTGGTCCGGCTCTGTCAACACCGAGAGCGCTGCCGCACCGCCCTCGACCATCTGTTGTGCGAGGTCGACCGGGTCGTCGGCCCGCTCGCCGTCCGCGGTCGGGCTGGTCGGCTTGATTTCGGCGACAACCGGCGTCCGCCCGGCGTCTGCCGCCGCTTCAAACGCGTCAGGGAGCGACTTCGGTGTCACCGATACCCGGTCACCGCCCCCACCGCGCTCCCGCGCCGCGTCGAGAATCGATTGAACCGCTGGTGCTATCTCCTCACTGTCGTCCATTACTGAACACTAACGTACAGAAGTGTACATAAGAGTTGCCCTATTCTCTCAGAGGGGGCGGGACACGGCGGATACTGCTTGCTGTCAATAAGGCCACA
This region includes:
- the trpB gene encoding tryptophan synthase subunit beta: MSTDDAYDPKFGEYGGQYVPEALMPAIEELTDAYQRYVLENEDGFMDEFRERLADFGGRPTPLQYADQLSARYDTDVYLKREDLLHGGAHKLNNALGQVLLAKYMGKERIIAETGAGQHGTATAMAAAHLDMPCEIYMGESDIARQRPNVFRMRINGSEVNPVTVGRGTLKEAISETMRDWATTVENTHYVIGSIVGPHPFPKMVRDFHAVISEEARKQIRETTGGLPDSVMACAGGGSNTMGMFAEFIDDPEVDLFAVEAGGSSLQVDEEKGVAPNSATLSTGDEGVLHGARTKLLQDSDGQIMESHSVSSGLDYAGVGPELAHLVDEERVTPVNVDDDVALEAFHRLSQDEGIIPALETAHAFGYLEEHHDEVGDSVIINVSGRGDKDLEIAIEETAKRDLDIAPDMSIFERVGGGGL
- the trpA gene encoding tryptophan synthase subunit alpha: MGLERAFADEPAFVPYLAAGDPNYEASLEYVEALARGGADVIELGLPFSEPIAEGKTIQNAIVRSLEAGMTPDRFFQFVEDLDVDVPLVCMTYYNLIYQYGEGDSESRSDSENASGETASQGPRPFVEKAAAVGIEGLVVPDLPGEEAGPLRTACDEFDLDLVFIVAPTTKGDRLERMLEQVSGYVYVQARLGVTGAREDVDDATEDSLARLSDWDVPKAVGFGIKTGAHAERIVSAGADGIIVGSALVDIVAEGHENGDSTDAVADRLEAKARELKEGALRGAAERPQPERT
- the trpC gene encoding indole-3-glycerol phosphate synthase translates to MDDSEEIAPAVQSILDAARERGGGGDRVSVTPKSLPDAFEAAADAGRTPVVAEIKPTSPTADGERADDPVDLAQQMVEGGAAALSVLTEPDHFGGSTATLERVREAVDVPVLRKDFILHENQLDVVEADVILLIVRFLEADGTDDLADLLTAARERGFQVLVETHTAAEVEKALDAGADIIGVNNRDLGELAVDLGTFEAVAPDIPEDVTLIAESGIQTADDVTRMRDAGADALLIGSAIMDHDAATDVEANTRRLTRANTDAVETTTTDT